GAAGTACCTCACACTTCCTAAAACTACGTGTGAGGCTTCCTAATCTCACTTAGAGAATGCGAATAATATGTAGTATCAATGTAATTGTTTAGGAATAAATTGATACGAATCTAGGTTTTTTTAACTTGCAGATAGCATTTGTTTAAGAGTTTTATTAATTTCATGAATCTAAAAAATACTGTATTTAGGCATTTTCATTCATTAATAAAAAGTGATAACAATTCAAATCAACTATAACTAAAAAATGTAGCAGTTAACAGTAAAGTTATATTTAATAGTCTTAGTTGATTATTAAAGTCTTACTTGACACTTAAAATCTAATCAAAACAGTGAAGCAAATCAAAAAAATTTGGACAATTATAGACCCATTTTCATTACATTTACGCCTAACGATTGGCATTACTACATTTTCAGCTTTGGTATTAGGTAGCCTCGCTACATGGACTAGTTGGAAAATGCAGCAAATTTTAATTGATAGTCATAAAAATAATATAGAACAAATAGCTAAGCGTTTCCCACAAGATGTGCAAATTTATAGTGAAATGATGCAACCTGAAATCGGTTTGCAAAAGGCTATTAATAATCTGGCGGATACTAATACATTCTTATGGTTAAAAAGCCCTGATAATAAAATACTGGTAAAATCTACCACATTAGATTTATTGCCTAATTTTATGGTAGATGAGTTGATGTCTTTAACTAATATGTCAATTCAATCACAAGTTTACAAAGTTAATCAAAGTTACTTTGTTTTATGTGGTGGGTCTGTAGAAGTGCAGGGTAAGTTACTAGGTGAGTTATTTGTAGTTAAGGATATTACTCGCGAACAAACAATGTTTGTGGTAATGGTACAAAGTTTAAGTATTACTAGTATTTTGGCAATTATTGTACTAATAATTGCGATCGCACTTTATATTAAGCATTCCCTGCAACCTCTGCGTCAGCTAAGTCAAATGACTGCTGTCATTTCCGCAGAAGATTTAGGCAAAGCACAGTTATATCTTGATAATGCACCAAGCGAAGTCAAAGAATTAGCTCAAACTTTAACTATGCTATTATCACGCCTTTCCCAATCATGGGAGCAAGAGCGAGAATTTGTAAGTAATGTTTCTCATGAGTTACGTACACCTTTAACGATTGTACATGGTTATTTGCAAAGCGTCTTGCGAAGACAAAATAACTTAACTCCAACTCAACAAGAAGCTTTAGAAACTGCTGCATCGGAAGCTGAACGTACCATTCGTCTGCTACAGGATTTACTTGATTTAGCACGAGCAGATAGTGGGTATTTGCAGTTTCAGATGAAATCTTATGTTCTGAATGACTTAGTTGAAGAAGCCGTGATGATGGCAGACAAATATAGCGATCGCGTAATTACAATCGACTCAATCAAATATCCAATTGAAGTAAAAGCAGATTACAGTCGTCTCAAACAAGTATTACTGAATTTAATTGATAATGCTGTGAAGTATTCTGAAGCTGGTACACCTATAACTTTGAAGTTGAATCAAATTCAGGACAAAGCTATTATTCAAGTTTACGACAAGGGTTATGGCATTCCTTTACAACACCAAGCCCGTATTTTTGAGAGATTTTATCGTGTAGATGAATCTCGGTCTCATGCAAGTGGGGGTTGTGGTTTGGGTTTATCGATTGTCAAAACACTTGTAGAGGGTATGGGGGGTAGTGTGAGCGTACAATCAAAATTAGGAGAAGGAAGTACTTTTACAATCACTTTACCTATATAGTTAGTCGCAGCAGACAGGGATACAAAGTAATTGGTAATTGGTAATTAAGATACTGATGAATTTACAATGTCCAATGCCCAAGCTTTATATCATAAGTAATTAGTCGGACATGATATAAGTGGTTGGACAAAATTACATTTATTTGTGGAGATCAAGCAACAAAATCCAAAATCTAAAATCAGATGACCAATAATTCTGGACAGAGTACAAGCCTCCAGAGATAGCTGTGGGGTTAATCCAAAATCTAAAATCTAAAATCAGATGACAGCACATATCCTTTTGGTTGAAGATGAAGTCAAACTAGCGCGATTTATTGAATTAGAACTGAGTAGCGAAGGCTACAAAGTGAGTATAGCCCATGATGGCATCACTGGGCTAACTTTAGCACGAGAGTCATCGCCTGATTTAGCAGTTCTAGATTGGATGTTACCAGGACTGTCTGGTTTAGAAATTTGTCGCCGTCTGCGAGCAACAGGCATTACAATACCAGTAATTTTGTTGACAGCAAAAGATGAAGTCAGCGATCGCGTAGCAGGATTAGATGCAGGAGCCGATGATTATGTAGTTAAGCCTTTCAGTATTGAAGAACTGCTAGCCAGAATCCGCGCCCATCTCCGCCGCAGCCAAGAAACAGATGAAGACTTGTTGCAGTTTGCAGACTTAAGTTTAAATCGGCGCACTCGTGAAGTACTTCGAGGTAAACGAGCAATTGAATTAACAGCAAAAGAATTTGACTTACTAGAATATCTCCTTTCATATCCCCGTCAAGTTTTTACTAGAGATCAAATTTTAGAAAAAGTTTGGGGTTACGACTTTATGGGTGATTCTAATATTATTGAGGTTTATATTCGTTATCTACGGCTCAAGTTGGAGGAAAATAACGAGAAGCGTTTAATTCATACAGTGCGCGGTGTGGGTTATGCATTGCGGGAGTAAAATCGTACATTGCTGAAGAGCGATCGCAGTTGAGTTCATCATGTACCCACGGATGGCAAATTTCACAACAATCCTCGATAACGAATAAAAACCAAAATAACCGCCCATGATCCCAAGGCGACTTTTACTGCCACCAGAATATTAAGTATGGGGATAGCCCCGCCACTAACAAGGGCGCCCAATTCTCCGTGCGGTAATTCTAATCCAGCCAAAGTTATCACCGCTAGTACAATGAAAATTAGAATCGAAACCTTCTCCCATGTAGCAGCGTGCCAGCGCTTGTAGATCGCCTGCATCCACTGCGATGATGAAGTAATCGCCACTAACCCGATCGCTGTTCCCCCCGCTACCCCGGCCGCAAAACCACCACCAGGACTCAAATGTCCCCGAATTGCCAGTTCGATACCCACCAACGCGGCAATTGTCGCTCCCAGGCGTGCCAGTACAATTGATGGTTGATCTGTGAACTGATAAATCGTACAGGACGGTCTTTCATTCGCCAACAGAAAACTGGCACCCAAGATCGCAATTGTAAATACCACTACTTCAAAAATAGTGTCGTACAGACGATTCCTAAAAATGATACCTGAAACTGCATTTGGTACTCCACTATCTCTTACAACCGACTCAACAATAGAGATCGACAAGTCCGGTGCTGGGTTGGGAATGACGAGCATTTTTACGTACAGTGCTATCCCCGCGACAATATATACCCATTTCATCAATGCTTCTCCTCTAACTCTGGTGTAATTACATAGGTTAGGGTTGTCCCTGGTAATGAAATTTCGTTTTGTATGATGTCATAGATGCGTTGAACCCTGGTTGCGGTGTGATATGATCTCTGTTCATCCCCAGGTACTGCACCTTTTTGATCGCTGTATTCTGCTTGACTACAAGTCGCATGGACTTCTTTTTCCAGCAGCGCTCGGTGCAAAGCCTGCGTATTTGTGTAGGTTACTAATTCAAGGCGCATATGGCGTTTGCCAAAAATTTTTCGTAACTCATCCATCAGTTGCCCAAAATGGTGATCTTCATCTGCCTCTGCTGACTCGTCTCTAATCACGCCTAGACGCATTACCAATGAGGAACGCACCGTTATCGCGTAGAGAGTAATCGCGAGCATAGTACCCACCAATGCTTCAGTCAAAGCAACATCCGGCGCTCCCAAAACTGCATATACCAATGCCGCCACTGCTCCCAGGATGCCACGGATGACTAAGGCATGGTATGGATTGACCTGAAGTACCAGCATAGATGCAGCCAAAGGCAGCAGGGCGATAATGATGTAGATATAACTATCAGTCATTGCGACCTCCGCTACTAGAACAGTATGCCAACACATACCCCAGCATCGTATTCCAGATTGCCAAAGAGATAATGGCGAGAATAAGTAACGGCCATTCACTGGGTATCTTCAGAAGCAACCCAAAGATAATGCTCATTGATCCCAGGGTATCCGCCACTGAAAGACTATGCAGCTTGAATAATACTGATCGCTTGCCGAGCAGGTGAGAGGTTCCCCAAAACCAGAAGACGATTCCGACCCCGATGCAGATATAGCTAAACAGGTTGATCATAAGTAGCTGGATAAAATTTAACAGGGAACAAGAAAATCATGTGTGTAATTAATTCTGCTTAAGTACTTATCTCACTCATTTGGTACATCATTCATTCTTTTAATTACATGTGCTAGCAGCATTAATGCGGCATTCCCCACACTCAAGATAATTACCCCGACAACACCGATCATCCAATCATCGCGCAAGACAGATACTACCAAAATCATGACTGAGGTCTTAGTCGCGATACTGGAAAATGCCAACATCTTCTGCCAGACATTATCATCCTTCCATGCCTCATAGAAGGGGATGAGCAAAGCCAGAATCATTGCAATCAGTACCAAGTTCAGATTATTCATGCTTTTTTCTTCCTCCGTCGAACTCGGTGTACTTCATACCAGCCATCTTCGTGGTATTTCAAGACAACAGTCTTTGGCGTAAAAGTGATCAGAAATATATCCAAAAATATGAGCCCGGGCGTCCGTCCTAGTTTTACTCGTTCTAGAGTGACATCTTCTTGGGTATGGGGACGAAGGATGATTTCAAAAGCCTCTATGTAGGCCTGTGGAATTGCCACGATCACCTCACCCAATGCCCGTAGCCAATCCTTCAATCTTCCTGGGGCTTTGGGACCCCCCGGCAATAGGAGTGCGATACTGACGCCAATAATGATATTTGCCACACTCAGATTAGCGGTGAGCAGAAACCAGATGATCAATCGCAATATCAGATTCAAATACCCAATCATAAAATCTCACGGGTGGTGTTGAAACCTATATCCTTCAGGTATTGGAGAAAACACGACTCGGCACAGTTGCGTGCCGTCAATGATATAACAGAAGTAGCCACAATGACCTTAATTAAGTGGGTGAAATTCCCCGTAGCGGGACGTTCTAGTTAAAAGGTTTTTAACTGAAACGGTTGAATCAGTGCAATGCACTCTAGTTCCAGCCCCTACAAGTAAAAACAATTGAGTGAGTGAAGCAACAAGCATACAAAAGTAGACCCAATGGTAAGTTTATGCACTGCCGGAGGGAGTAGGGGCAATTGATGCCGCCCTAGAGGTTAGCCTGTTAAAGAATCCCATCGGCTTTAGCCCTGTGGGAGTGTCAAGCAAACACCATCCAGAACAACAGGATCAACATCAAACTCATCATCCCGATCAGATGCTCGAATTGCTCAAGTACACGCGGTAGCTTGAGTACTGACCGTTGAAAAATCAAAAAATATGCCACCCAGCCAACGCCGATAATCGCAAGAGGTTTGATGATATTCGCGACGGTATACGCCTCGAAATACACGACATTGGCCACAAACAGACCACCAATCAATAGAACAACTGCTGGCCAGAAACCGGGTTGTACTTCCCCTTGTCCGCCACGCGGTAGAAAGATGAATTTGGCAAATGATATTGCTGTTCCCAGGGCCGCAACGTTCATAGCGATCGCTTGCCAAGGAAGTAAATTCTTTGTTGTCAAAATCTTGGCCCCAAAGCCAGACAACATGGGAAAGCCTGAGATCGAGAAACTGGCAATGACTAAGGCAATCCAGACCCCAGTATGAATCGGCTTCTGTTGCAACTCCTTGAAGTTGCGACTAGGTAAAGCTCCGGCGGTCAGAAAAAGCGCCGATTTGACCAGCCCGTGTGTCAGCGCATAAAAGCCACCGACTTTCGGTGCAGCAAGGATAAAGCCCAACTGCGAAACCGTGTGAAACGCCAACATCCGCTTGGTATCTTTTTCAAAGACGGCATAGAACACTCCCAGCAGCGCCGTTCCAACTCCAAAGAACCTGACTATCGGATCAACCTCATCTACCATCAGCGCACAACGCACCAACGGATAGACACCAGCTTTGACCACAATTCCCGACAGCATGGCCGACACGGGTGTTTCCGCTTCGGAATGGGTTAAGGGTAGCCACAATCCCGAGACAAAGATTCCTCCCTTGACCAACAGTCCCAAAAAAATTAGAGCAAGGGCTTCGGGAGGTGCGCCGCGCAAACTGGCAAAACTAAACGAATGATTTGCTTTATATGCCAGCACGGCACCAACTAGATAAAACAGCATTGCCACGTTGCTGATAAACAGATAGCGTAAAGCCACCCAAATTGAGCGATCGCTGCGAGGATAGGCTATCAAGAGAAACGCGGCAATCCCGCTCACCTCTAACGCCACATATAAACTCATAAAATCCGCACAGACAAACGCGGCATTGATGCTGCCGTGCAAAATGATTGTCTGGGCATAAAAAAAAGCTGTCTTATCGCTGTGCCAACAGTAGAGAATGACCGCCACCGTTACCAAGGCATTTGTCAATATGAAGTAGCCACTCAATTGATCGATCACTAATGTGACGCCGAAATTATCCAGTAATTGCAGTGTCAGTGGTGAGCGATCAGCAAATAGCTGCAAGGCATATCCGCCTGAAACAAGGGCTATGCCCAGTGCGAGGTAGCGATCCAGTGTGGGGAGTAGATAAATAATGAACCCCATAAAAAACGGCAGTCCAATCCAGGCGATTGTAAAGGTACTCATGGCGTATTATTCTTCTCGATTTCGTTGCTTTCTAATGTGGGATTATCCCGTGCCAACTTCATGACACCGACCAGCATTAAGGCTTGAATCGAAAAGCCGATCACAATCGCCGTTAAGATGACCGCCTGGGGAACCGGATCGGAGTAAGCGACATTTTTGACGTCTGAAAAAATAGGTGTGAACAAGCCATCTCGTGATGCTATCAGCACGTAATAGGCAATAACCCCCGTACTCATGACATCCATAGAGATGATCTTCATAACAAGATTTTTTTTAAAGATGATGCCGAAAAATCCGCACAATATTGTTGCAAATATACATGCTTCTAACACGGGAATTGCCTGTTGGATAAGGGTTGACCGTAATGTTATGGGGAAAAATAAACTATTTCTATAGGACTTTGATAATTCCTTAAGAATTAACAAGTCTGTTGGCTATAGTTGTACGATTTTATCTAGATAAGGTTTTTTGGAACTGTGGTCTGTTCGTTGACTTTCTCCCAACACCTTCTTTTGATATGGACAGAACACTTGATCCTGGGTTTGCCAACTAGAAATTTCGTCAACCCGACCACACCATGACTCCAAGCATTTTGGTATTGCT
Above is a genomic segment from Fischerella sp. JS2 containing:
- a CDS encoding sensor histidine kinase → MKQIKKIWTIIDPFSLHLRLTIGITTFSALVLGSLATWTSWKMQQILIDSHKNNIEQIAKRFPQDVQIYSEMMQPEIGLQKAINNLADTNTFLWLKSPDNKILVKSTTLDLLPNFMVDELMSLTNMSIQSQVYKVNQSYFVLCGGSVEVQGKLLGELFVVKDITREQTMFVVMVQSLSITSILAIIVLIIAIALYIKHSLQPLRQLSQMTAVISAEDLGKAQLYLDNAPSEVKELAQTLTMLLSRLSQSWEQEREFVSNVSHELRTPLTIVHGYLQSVLRRQNNLTPTQQEALETAASEAERTIRLLQDLLDLARADSGYLQFQMKSYVLNDLVEEAVMMADKYSDRVITIDSIKYPIEVKADYSRLKQVLLNLIDNAVKYSEAGTPITLKLNQIQDKAIIQVYDKGYGIPLQHQARIFERFYRVDESRSHASGGCGLGLSIVKTLVEGMGGSVSVQSKLGEGSTFTITLPI
- a CDS encoding response regulator transcription factor, which codes for MTAHILLVEDEVKLARFIELELSSEGYKVSIAHDGITGLTLARESSPDLAVLDWMLPGLSGLEICRRLRATGITIPVILLTAKDEVSDRVAGLDAGADDYVVKPFSIEELLARIRAHLRRSQETDEDLLQFADLSLNRRTREVLRGKRAIELTAKEFDLLEYLLSYPRQVFTRDQILEKVWGYDFMGDSNIIEVYIRYLRLKLEENNEKRLIHTVRGVGYALRE
- a CDS encoding Na(+)/H(+) antiporter subunit B, yielding MKWVYIVAGIALYVKMLVIPNPAPDLSISIVESVVRDSGVPNAVSGIIFRNRLYDTIFEVVVFTIAILGASFLLANERPSCTIYQFTDQPSIVLARLGATIAALVGIELAIRGHLSPGGGFAAGVAGGTAIGLVAITSSSQWMQAIYKRWHAATWEKVSILIFIVLAVITLAGLELPHGELGALVSGGAIPILNILVAVKVALGSWAVILVFIRYRGLL
- a CDS encoding DUF4040 domain-containing protein; the encoded protein is MTDSYIYIIIALLPLAASMLVLQVNPYHALVIRGILGAVAALVYAVLGAPDVALTEALVGTMLAITLYAITVRSSLVMRLGVIRDESAEADEDHHFGQLMDELRKIFGKRHMRLELVTYTNTQALHRALLEKEVHATCSQAEYSDQKGAVPGDEQRSYHTATRVQRIYDIIQNEISLPGTTLTYVITPELEEKH
- a CDS encoding monovalent cation/H(+) antiporter subunit G, which codes for MINLFSYICIGVGIVFWFWGTSHLLGKRSVLFKLHSLSVADTLGSMSIIFGLLLKIPSEWPLLILAIISLAIWNTMLGYVLAYCSSSGGRND
- a CDS encoding Na+/H+ antiporter subunit E yields the protein MIGYLNLILRLIIWFLLTANLSVANIIIGVSIALLLPGGPKAPGRLKDWLRALGEVIVAIPQAYIEAFEIILRPHTQEDVTLERVKLGRTPGLIFLDIFLITFTPKTVVLKYHEDGWYEVHRVRRRKKKA
- a CDS encoding cation:proton antiporter; this translates as MSTFTIAWIGLPFFMGFIIYLLPTLDRYLALGIALVSGGYALQLFADRSPLTLQLLDNFGVTLVIDQLSGYFILTNALVTVAVILYCWHSDKTAFFYAQTIILHGSINAAFVCADFMSLYVALEVSGIAAFLLIAYPRSDRSIWVALRYLFISNVAMLFYLVGAVLAYKANHSFSFASLRGAPPEALALIFLGLLVKGGIFVSGLWLPLTHSEAETPVSAMLSGIVVKAGVYPLVRCALMVDEVDPIVRFFGVGTALLGVFYAVFEKDTKRMLAFHTVSQLGFILAAPKVGGFYALTHGLVKSALFLTAGALPSRNFKELQQKPIHTGVWIALVIASFSISGFPMLSGFGAKILTTKNLLPWQAIAMNVAALGTAISFAKFIFLPRGGQGEVQPGFWPAVVLLIGGLFVANVVYFEAYTVANIIKPLAIIGVGWVAYFLIFQRSVLKLPRVLEQFEHLIGMMSLMLILLFWMVFA
- a CDS encoding cation:proton antiporter subunit C → MLEACIFATILCGFFGIIFKKNLVMKIISMDVMSTGVIAYYVLIASRDGLFTPIFSDVKNVAYSDPVPQAVILTAIVIGFSIQALMLVGVMKLARDNPTLESNEIEKNNTP